In the genome of Deinococcus seoulensis, one region contains:
- a CDS encoding DUF4388 domain-containing protein — MTRSTSSLDTFDFLELLYLLSEQGRSGVLYVYRPDGQFQAWLEAGRVRHLQFGPDDGVSALVRLLQDPQGRFHFDEGVTHPSPRLDSTLDEVTLEALEAMPVQDLPFDGPARITSPQRVGRMRWSLRELDVLKQIDAQKPVSELTQDPEAKRMLLKLFRIGLIVPRKTRVARLTVTITRQVQGVALVDELIFKRWKEDIVRHPQLVALKADDGQVYTLPVRMSANLTNQIMIPADLLVRTTLRAGDSVLAKPV, encoded by the coding sequence ATGACCAGATCCACATCCAGCCTCGACACCTTCGACTTCCTGGAACTGCTGTACCTGCTCTCAGAGCAGGGCCGCAGCGGCGTGCTGTACGTGTACCGCCCGGACGGGCAGTTCCAGGCGTGGCTGGAAGCCGGGCGCGTCCGGCACCTTCAGTTCGGGCCGGACGACGGCGTGTCCGCACTGGTACGCCTCCTTCAGGACCCGCAGGGCCGCTTTCACTTCGATGAGGGCGTCACGCACCCCAGCCCCCGCCTGGACAGCACCCTCGACGAGGTCACGCTGGAAGCGCTGGAGGCCATGCCCGTCCAGGACCTGCCGTTCGACGGTCCGGCCCGCATCACCAGCCCGCAACGGGTGGGCCGCATGCGCTGGAGCCTGCGGGAACTCGATGTCCTCAAGCAGATCGACGCGCAGAAACCCGTCTCGGAACTCACGCAGGACCCCGAAGCGAAACGCATGCTGCTCAAACTGTTCCGCATCGGCCTGATCGTGCCCCGCAAGACACGCGTGGCCCGCCTGACCGTCACCATCACCCGGCAGGTGCAGGGCGTGGCGCTCGTCGACGAACTGATCTTCAAGCGCTGGAAGGAAGACATCGTGCGCCACCCGCAACTGGTCGCCCTGAAAGCCGACGACGGACAGGTGTACACCCTGCCCGTCCGCATGTCCGCCAACCTGACCAACCAGATCATGATTCCCGCCGACCTGCTCGTCCGCACCACCCTGCGCGCCGGGGACAGCGTCCTGGCCAAACCCGTCTGA
- the scpB gene encoding SMC-Scp complex subunit ScpB, translated as MSDPQGTPPEPASTGGPAVSPGPVLSLIGAALMAAGRPVQARELAGVLGIPEDAALRQVQAFTERLDAANLGFTVEAVAGGYRLVVPATLSGQLAPLLAPPPLPALSSAALEVLAVIAYRQPVTRAEIEAMRGGSAGTVVTLQERELVKVVGRSEAVGSPLLYGTTERFLLDFGLRGLEDLPPLENANFSHLLRS; from the coding sequence ATGAGTGACCCGCAGGGCACGCCGCCCGAACCGGCGTCAACGGGTGGGCCGGCGGTGTCGCCGGGGCCGGTCCTCAGCCTGATCGGTGCGGCCCTGATGGCCGCCGGGCGGCCCGTGCAGGCGCGGGAACTGGCGGGCGTGCTGGGCATCCCGGAAGACGCGGCGCTGCGGCAGGTGCAGGCGTTCACGGAACGACTGGACGCCGCGAACCTGGGCTTCACCGTCGAGGCGGTCGCCGGCGGGTACCGGCTGGTCGTGCCGGCCACCCTGTCCGGGCAGCTGGCGCCGCTGCTGGCCCCGCCGCCCCTGCCGGCCCTGAGCAGCGCGGCACTGGAGGTGCTGGCCGTCATCGCGTACCGGCAGCCCGTCACGCGCGCCGAGATCGAGGCCATGCGCGGCGGCAGCGCGGGCACGGTCGTCACGTTGCAGGAACGGGAACTGGTGAAGGTCGTGGGCCGTTCGGAAGCGGTGGGCAGCCCGCTGCTGTACGGCACCACCGAGCGGTTCCTGCTGGACTTCGGTCTGCGCGGCCTGGAGGACCTGCCGCCCCTGGAGAACGCGAACTTCTCGCACCTGCTGCGCAGCTGA